The proteins below are encoded in one region of Halorhodospira halochloris:
- a CDS encoding methyltransferase domain-containing protein, whose translation MKNKVRCYIKRIFLHNLLWNIKQYRKALKSLRPIAERICCICGYQGFFGIAGSPPRIDIRCPKCYSKERHRLLWLALERNLIADEIAVDDKVIHFAPEQGLEKRLRERWNNYSTADIKQTADLILNIEDINLPDSSVKLVIANHVLEHVDDLRSASEISRILRKDGLLICMVPIIEGWDTTYENEDIDTKHGRLLHFGQKDHVRFYGRDFKDRIERGGLKLEREVTAKGEDVVKYALRRGEKVFVFSKG comes from the coding sequence ATGAAAAACAAGGTTAGATGTTATATAAAAAGAATATTTTTGCATAACTTGCTCTGGAATATCAAGCAATACCGTAAGGCATTGAAGTCCTTGAGACCAATAGCTGAAAGAATTTGCTGCATATGTGGATATCAAGGATTTTTTGGTATAGCTGGAAGTCCTCCTAGGATAGATATCAGATGTCCCAAATGTTACAGCAAAGAAAGGCATAGGCTTTTATGGCTTGCGCTTGAAAGAAACCTGATCGCCGATGAAATAGCTGTTGATGATAAGGTCATTCATTTCGCACCAGAGCAAGGTCTAGAAAAACGGCTAAGAGAGAGATGGAATAATTATTCAACAGCCGATATTAAACAGACTGCAGACTTAATATTAAATATAGAAGACATAAACCTGCCAGACTCCTCAGTAAAATTGGTCATTGCCAATCATGTTTTAGAACATGTAGATGACCTAAGGAGTGCTAGCGAAATAAGTCGCATTTTAAGAAAAGATGGCTTGCTAATATGCATGGTTCCGATAATAGAAGGCTGGGACACCACTTATGAGAATGAGGACATCGATACAAAACATGGCCGTCTGCTTCACTTCGGGCAAAAAGACCATGTGCGGTTTTATGGCAGAGATTTCAAGGACAGAATTGAGCGCGGAGGCTTGAAGCTTGAAAGGGAAGTAACTGCAAAGGGAGAAGATGTAGTCAAGTATGCGTTACGCAGAGGCGAAAAAGTTTTCGTTTTTTCCAAAGGCTGA
- a CDS encoding ISL3 family transposase, whose amino-acid sequence MAVDLSNVLVCLNPPPILYGFPKPLTGDDPIWRILNHYVEAARAQEDFSNVRAVGIDETASRRGHNYITVFQDLDDRRLLFACEGRNQSTIGAFVADLHDHGGDRDSVEAVCIDMSKAYIAGVQRYLPEAAITFDAFHVVQLANQAVDEVRRAEVRLEPALKRTRWVWLKDASRHTLKQLTELHYLSRTRLKTARAWRLKEALREILTGSGARREAEQNLNAWYSWARRCRLEPFKRLALTLKAHWQGILNAFDSRLSNGPVESMNGQIQVAKGRARGFRTTKNLISICYLIAGKLTHLPASPYGTICRSAVA is encoded by the coding sequence TGACCCAATTTGGCGAATCCTCAACCACTACGTGGAAGCAGCCCGTGCTCAGGAGGACTTCAGCAACGTTCGCGCTGTCGGCATCGACGAGACGGCCTCGCGGCGCGGGCATAACTATATCACTGTCTTCCAGGACCTTGATGACCGACGCCTACTCTTTGCCTGCGAAGGGCGGAACCAGTCGACCATTGGGGCGTTTGTGGCGGATCTACACGATCACGGCGGCGATAGGGACTCTGTCGAGGCGGTATGCATCGATATGAGCAAGGCCTACATCGCCGGCGTGCAGCGGTATCTACCCGAGGCAGCGATTACCTTCGACGCCTTCCATGTGGTGCAGCTGGCTAATCAGGCAGTCGACGAGGTCCGCCGCGCCGAGGTGCGCCTGGAGCCTGCGCTCAAGCGCACTCGCTGGGTCTGGCTTAAGGATGCCTCGCGGCACACGCTCAAGCAGCTCACCGAACTGCATTACCTGTCACGGACGAGGCTGAAAACAGCCCGCGCCTGGCGGCTCAAGGAGGCACTGCGCGAAATACTGACCGGCAGTGGTGCTCGCAGAGAGGCTGAGCAAAACCTCAACGCCTGGTACAGTTGGGCTCGGCGCTGCCGGCTGGAGCCGTTCAAGCGCCTAGCGTTAACGCTCAAGGCTCACTGGCAGGGCATCCTCAACGCCTTTGACTCTCGCTTATCAAACGGCCCCGTCGAAAGCATGAACGGTCAGATTCAAGTTGCCAAGGGCCGTGCACGAGGATTTCGCACCACGAAGAATCTGATCTCCATCTGCTACCTGATCGCTGGCAAGCTCACCCATCTGCCTGCCTCACCCTATGGCACAATATGTAGATCGGCGGTTGCGTGA